The DNA region TAGCTATAGTTGCTCTTTCTGGAACAGATATTCCCTTTAAGCCTTCTCCAACATATTCAAATACTTTTCCTACTCCACCTTTAACAGTAAATTTTTTAAGTACTGCTAAAATAATATCTTTTCCAGATACCATTGGATTAAATGTACCTGTTAAATTTATCTTTACAACCTTAGGCATGTTAATATAATATTCACCGCCACCCATAGCAACAGCAACATCAAGTCCACCTGCACCAATAGCAAGCATACCCATAGCTCCTGCAGTTGGTGTATGACTATCTGATCCTATAAGTGTATCGCCAGGAACATCAAATCTTTCTAAATTTACTTGATGGCAAATACCATTTCCAGGTCTTGAAAAGTAAATTCCATGTTTTTTAGCAACAGTTTGTATATACAAATGATCATCTGCATTTTCCGGACCAGTCTGAAGTATATTATGATCAATGTATGCTACAGATTGTTTTGTTTTAACTTTATCTATGCCTAATGCTTCAAATTGCAAATATGCCATAGTTCCTGTAGAATCCTGAGTTAGTGTTCTATCAATTTTTATTGCTATTTCTGAACCCTTTACCATTTCGCCAGAAACTAAGTGATTTTTTATAATTTTTTCTGTAATTGTTAGACCCATTTTTTTACCTCCAAATTGATTTCATCATAATATTTTAATTCCACATAGCTTAATTAATTATAAATAAATCTTACTGAGTGTAAATTTATTTCTCCACTCAGTTTAGATGAATTATTTATGGACGTGCTTCCATTATTTTCTTTTTAAGAATGCTCGAACGGATTTCTATCAGGAAATCTACTTATTATAGCCCACACAACTTCCTTCTACATACATAAGCTCTGTAAAAGTTCTCTTTACTACCAATTCAAGTTCCTTATTGCTTATAGCAGAAGTTCTTCCATTCTCGTATTGAGACTCAACCCAGTCTCTTAATTCTGCCACTCTTTCATCTCTTTTACTAATTTTATCATCACCGCTTAGTTTAAAATAAGTATTTATCCAGGCAGTAATTCCAGCAAGGCCAGAATATTCATTAACTGCTACTACTATGGGCCTATCTAAAATTTTATTAGTATCAAAAATGTTATATATTTCTTCATCTTTTAACATTCCATCTGCATGAATACCTGCTCTTGTAACATTAAAATCACTTCCCACAAAAGGTGTTCTTATTGGAATATCGTATCCCATAGTTTTTGAAAAATAATCTGCTACTTCAGTAATTACATGCAAATTCATATTTTTTGTATTTCCCTTAATTTGACCATACTCCATAACCATAGCTTCTAATGGGCAATTTCCTGTTCTCTCACCAATTCCCAAAAGGGTTGTGTTTACACTGGAGCATCCATATAGCCACGCAGTTGTTGATCCCGATACCACATTGTAAAAATCATTATGACCATGCCATTCTAGAGATGACTGTGGTACATTACAGTAAATTCTAAGACCATTAATTATTTTCTGAATACTTCTTGGAAGGGCTGTACTTGCATAAGAGACTCCCATACCCAAAGTATCACAGGCCCTTATTTTTATCTGTATTTTTGATTCTTTAGATAATTCCATAAGTTTATTTACAAAAGGAACTACGAATCCAAAGAAATCAGCTCTTGTTATATCTTCCAAATGTATTCTTGGAACTATTCCATATTCTAAAGACTTTTCTACTACATCAATGTACTTATTAAAAGCTTCATTTCTGTTTAATTTTAATTTTTTAAAAATGTGATAGTCAGAACAGGACATAAGCATACCTGTTTCCTTTACCCCTAATTCCTTTACCCTAGCAAGTTCATCTTTATTAGCTCTTATCCATGTAGTAATTTGCGGAAATTCATATCCTAAAGACATACATTTTTCAAGGGCCTTAATATCTCTATTAGTATAAGTAAAAAACTCCGTCTGTCTTATAATACCAGAATTATTATCAAGTTCATGTAAATAATTAAAAAGTCTTACTATTTGTTCTACTTTAAATGGAGTCATAGACTGTTGACCATCTCTAAAAGTGGTATCCGTAATCCAAATATCCTCTGGTAAATCTATTGGCACTAATTCTCCATCAAACTTCACCTTTGGTATTTCTGAATAGGGAAATAAATCTCTATATAGATTGGGTTCTTTAACATCCTTTATATTAAAACCAGCACCGTTATCATTTTTATCAAAATTAGGTTCAAAACCTTTCATACTATCACTCCTTATTAATTGTAAAATTGCAAGTAAGGGCATTCCTCAATTCACTTAAGTAATAACAGTAATTTGTTTCTACAAATTATAATTTACTAATTATTTTACTACTTTTATCGAATTTTGTGAAGCTTTATGAATAAATATTATAAATGCATAATGATTTTTTCATATTTACTCAAATATTTTACCACAGTTTTTCATAATTGTAACCCTAAATATTTCAGCATTTGCATAACTGCATCATAAATATTTCATATATATTATATATATTGTATTTAATTCATAAAATATTGTTCCTAATTGAATCAATTATTTTTTAACTTTCTAATATTATATAATGGATATTTATACATGAAACTTTGCCTTCAAAATCAGCATTAACAATTACTCAAATGCAATA from Clostridium pasteurianum BC1 includes:
- a CDS encoding isopropylmalate/homocitrate/citramalate synthase codes for the protein MKGFEPNFDKNDNGAGFNIKDVKEPNLYRDLFPYSEIPKVKFDGELVPIDLPEDIWITDTTFRDGQQSMTPFKVEQIVRLFNYLHELDNNSGIIRQTEFFTYTNRDIKALEKCMSLGYEFPQITTWIRANKDELARVKELGVKETGMLMSCSDYHIFKKLKLNRNEAFNKYIDVVEKSLEYGIVPRIHLEDITRADFFGFVVPFVNKLMELSKESKIQIKIRACDTLGMGVSYASTALPRSIQKIINGLRIYCNVPQSSLEWHGHNDFYNVVSGSTTAWLYGCSSVNTTLLGIGERTGNCPLEAMVMEYGQIKGNTKNMNLHVITEVADYFSKTMGYDIPIRTPFVGSDFNVTRAGIHADGMLKDEEIYNIFDTNKILDRPIVVAVNEYSGLAGITAWINTYFKLSGDDKISKRDERVAELRDWVESQYENGRTSAISNKELELVVKRTFTELMYVEGSCVGYNK